From Microbacterium sp. LWH11-1.2, one genomic window encodes:
- a CDS encoding MOSC N-terminal beta barrel domain-containing protein, with the protein MARVVALYRHPIKGLTPESLESLTVQADGRVAGDRVLAFRFADAVTPEDDGGLDYWPKSKGLALQDFPALAALRTSYDDASRRLRIEHDGRVLAEAGIDDAGRAELVAAVTDFTLSTREGRRLQRPGRLPLALVGDGETSRFQDRARGYVSVHSRGSTLALSDALDLPVDDRRFRSNIVIDGVAPWSELDWEGEVRIGTVAFRTAGPIVRCLATHANPDTGVRDAKVLTTLTGALAQGEPTLGRLLLPADETAEGIVRLGDEVLTA; encoded by the coding sequence ATGGCCCGTGTCGTCGCTCTCTACCGTCACCCGATCAAGGGGCTCACCCCCGAATCCCTCGAATCGCTCACGGTGCAGGCGGACGGCAGGGTCGCGGGCGACCGGGTGCTCGCATTCCGCTTCGCCGATGCGGTCACCCCGGAGGACGACGGCGGGCTCGACTACTGGCCCAAGTCGAAGGGGCTCGCCCTGCAGGACTTCCCGGCACTGGCCGCGCTGCGCACGAGCTACGACGACGCGTCACGGCGCCTGCGGATCGAACACGACGGCCGCGTGCTCGCCGAGGCGGGGATCGACGACGCCGGACGGGCCGAACTCGTGGCGGCGGTCACCGACTTCACCCTCTCGACGCGGGAAGGTCGCCGGCTGCAGCGTCCCGGTCGCCTCCCCCTCGCCCTCGTCGGCGACGGGGAGACGTCGAGGTTCCAGGATCGCGCGCGCGGGTACGTGTCGGTGCACAGCCGCGGCAGCACCCTGGCCCTGAGCGACGCGCTCGACCTTCCCGTCGATGACCGCCGCTTCCGTTCCAACATCGTCATCGACGGCGTCGCCCCGTGGTCGGAACTCGACTGGGAGGGCGAGGTGCGCATCGGCACCGTCGCGTTCCGGACGGCCGGTCCCATCGTGCGCTGCCTGGCGACGCACGCGAACCCCGACACGGGCGTGCGCGATGCCAAGGTGCTCACCACCCTCACCGGAGCGCTCGCACAGGGCGAGCCGACGCTCGGGCGCCTCCTGCTCCCCGCCGACGAGACCGCGGAGGGCATCGTGCGCCTCGGCGACGAGGTGCTGACCGCCTGA
- a CDS encoding extracellular solute-binding protein, whose protein sequence is MASTSPATRAAAIIAVGAVSAFGLAACSSGDAPAGDGGGEPITIEYIHRLPDGEGMTSVAEIVDRWNAEHPDIQVEPTKFDGKAADLVLKLETDIKAKNGPCLAQVGYAEVPQLYVKGMLEDVASEAKKYEDDFSAGAFSGMRVGDAVVGLPTDTGPLVYFYNETAFAALGVEAPATLDDLAATSATAAAAGKFATAFTPDEAQYWLSAQAAAAGDTWFSTEGDEWRVDAEGKGAERVAAFWQGLLDDKQTLATERWGEGFTAALNDGSLIGHVGAAWEAGFLLDSLDGTPAEGQWRVAQLPDFGAGAQSGPDGGSGIGVMKGCEHPAEAMEFNDWFNTQVDDLSSQGLVVAAKGSVKTPEKMLRQFGGQDVLAELGTATGNLNPDFPYAPGFSTLSKMNETAAAAVAGTATVADIFTTAQETAVASLKDLGLPVAE, encoded by the coding sequence ATGGCTTCCACATCCCCTGCCACACGGGCGGCCGCGATCATCGCGGTCGGCGCCGTGTCCGCCTTCGGCCTCGCGGCCTGCTCCTCGGGCGACGCCCCTGCCGGAGACGGTGGCGGTGAGCCGATCACGATCGAGTACATCCACCGTCTCCCCGACGGCGAGGGGATGACCAGCGTCGCCGAGATCGTCGACCGCTGGAACGCCGAGCACCCCGACATCCAGGTCGAGCCGACCAAGTTCGACGGCAAGGCCGCGGATCTCGTCCTCAAGCTCGAGACCGACATCAAGGCGAAGAACGGCCCGTGCCTCGCCCAGGTCGGGTACGCCGAGGTTCCGCAGCTCTACGTGAAGGGCATGCTGGAGGACGTCGCGTCCGAGGCGAAGAAGTACGAGGACGACTTCTCGGCCGGGGCGTTCAGCGGCATGAGGGTCGGCGACGCCGTCGTCGGCCTTCCGACGGACACCGGGCCCCTCGTGTACTTCTACAACGAGACGGCGTTCGCGGCTCTCGGCGTCGAGGCACCCGCGACGCTCGACGACCTCGCAGCCACGTCGGCGACCGCTGCCGCCGCCGGCAAGTTCGCGACCGCCTTCACGCCCGACGAGGCCCAGTACTGGCTCTCGGCGCAGGCCGCCGCCGCGGGCGACACCTGGTTCTCCACCGAGGGCGACGAGTGGCGGGTGGATGCCGAGGGCAAGGGCGCTGAGCGCGTCGCCGCCTTCTGGCAGGGCCTGCTCGACGACAAGCAGACCCTCGCCACCGAGCGCTGGGGCGAGGGCTTCACGGCGGCGCTCAACGACGGCAGCCTGATCGGGCACGTCGGTGCGGCCTGGGAGGCCGGCTTCCTGCTCGACTCCCTCGACGGCACCCCCGCCGAGGGACAGTGGCGCGTCGCACAGCTGCCGGACTTCGGTGCCGGCGCTCAGAGCGGCCCCGACGGAGGCTCCGGCATCGGAGTGATGAAGGGCTGCGAGCACCCCGCCGAGGCGATGGAGTTCAACGACTGGTTCAACACCCAGGTGGACGACCTGTCTTCGCAGGGTCTCGTCGTCGCCGCCAAGGGCAGCGTGAAGACCCCCGAGAAGATGCTGCGCCAATTCGGCGGACAGGACGTCCTCGCCGAGCTGGGCACGGCCACGGGGAACCTGAATCCCGACTTCCCCTACGCTCCCGGATTCTCGACACTGTCGAAGATGAACGAGACCGCGGCGGCAGCCGTGGCCGGCACAGCCACCGTCGCCGACATCTTCACGACAGCACAGGAGACGGCTGTCGCGTCGCTGAAGGACCTCGGTCTGCCGGTCGCCGAGTAG
- a CDS encoding MerR family transcriptional regulator: MEQKDWSIQEIARLAGTTSRTLRHYDDVGLLPPSRIATNGYRHYDGQALVRLQRILLLRELGLGLPQIAEILAKESEEASALQTHLALLREEQTRLARQIASVESTIDALRGGEELMAENMFDGFDHTRYKEEVEDRWGKKAYADSDRWWRGMTDAERADWQQRVSDLARDWIAAAESGVDPASAEAQAVARRHVEWLTGVPGTPASVPGGDVKGYVIGLGEMYVADPRFGANYATASGGTQGAEFVRDALRIYADGNL; this comes from the coding sequence ATGGAGCAGAAGGACTGGTCCATTCAGGAGATCGCGCGGCTCGCGGGAACCACCAGCCGCACGCTGCGTCACTACGACGACGTCGGGCTGCTCCCGCCGTCGCGCATCGCGACCAACGGCTATCGCCACTACGACGGACAGGCTCTCGTGCGTCTGCAGCGCATCCTGCTGCTGAGGGAACTCGGGCTCGGGCTACCGCAGATCGCCGAGATCCTCGCGAAGGAGAGTGAGGAGGCATCCGCCCTGCAGACCCATCTCGCGCTGCTGCGCGAGGAGCAGACCCGGCTGGCGCGACAGATCGCGTCGGTCGAATCCACCATCGACGCATTGAGAGGAGGTGAAGAACTCATGGCAGAGAACATGTTCGACGGCTTCGACCACACCCGGTACAAGGAGGAGGTCGAGGACCGTTGGGGCAAGAAGGCCTACGCCGACAGCGACCGCTGGTGGCGCGGGATGACGGATGCCGAGCGTGCCGACTGGCAGCAGCGCGTGTCCGATCTCGCACGCGACTGGATCGCCGCCGCCGAGAGCGGTGTCGATCCGGCATCCGCTGAGGCTCAGGCCGTCGCCCGTCGCCACGTCGAGTGGCTGACCGGTGTGCCCGGCACTCCTGCATCCGTCCCGGGCGGCGACGTCAAGGGCTACGTGATCGGGCTCGGCGAGATGTATGTCGCCGACCCGCGCTTCGGCGCGAACTACGCGACCGCATCCGGCGGCACGCAGGGCGCGGAGTTCGTCCGCGATGCGCTCCGCATCTACGCGGACGGCAACCTCTAG
- a CDS encoding DUF4097 family beta strand repeat-containing protein, with translation MTEKWLIAPGEERVIDIESISRLKVGLVGGQVDIVAHDEPGIRIEVHGVTTKDLRIESHDGEVEIDHPQLGWDNFLEVFRNFGSGGPRAEVSVAVPRSIALNLGVVSAGALVSGIRNDARLNTVSGDIIVDTLIGDLNVNSVSGDVQVRGLTGSITANSVSGDVAVTGTVRKATVDIVSGSTLVDAAGDVNTINVNSVSGGTTVRLDESLAANYVIRSLSGRLLIDGVERSSSGPSNYTGTTGELAGRFVDLRANSVSGGVTVLRRAPESITNDAEWEES, from the coding sequence ATGACCGAGAAGTGGCTCATCGCCCCCGGCGAGGAACGCGTCATCGACATCGAATCCATCAGCCGGCTCAAGGTCGGTCTCGTCGGCGGCCAGGTCGACATCGTCGCGCACGACGAACCCGGCATCCGCATCGAGGTGCACGGCGTCACCACCAAGGACCTCCGCATCGAATCCCACGACGGCGAGGTCGAGATCGACCACCCGCAGCTCGGCTGGGACAACTTCCTCGAGGTGTTCCGCAACTTCGGCTCCGGCGGCCCCCGCGCCGAGGTGAGCGTGGCCGTTCCGCGGTCGATCGCCCTGAACCTCGGCGTCGTCAGCGCCGGCGCCCTGGTGTCCGGCATCCGCAACGACGCCCGGCTCAACACCGTCTCCGGCGACATCATCGTCGACACCCTCATCGGCGATCTCAACGTGAACTCCGTCTCGGGCGATGTCCAGGTGCGCGGACTCACCGGCTCGATCACCGCCAACAGCGTCTCGGGAGACGTCGCCGTGACGGGCACGGTCCGCAAGGCCACCGTCGATATCGTCTCCGGCTCGACCCTGGTGGATGCCGCGGGCGACGTGAACACCATCAACGTCAACTCCGTCTCGGGCGGGACCACCGTGCGCCTCGACGAGTCGCTCGCCGCGAACTACGTCATCCGCTCGCTCAGCGGACGCCTGCTCATCGACGGCGTCGAGCGCAGCTCCTCCGGCCCCAGCAACTACACCGGCACCACCGGCGAGCTCGCCGGACGCTTCGTCGACCTCCGGGCGAACTCCGTCTCCGGCGGCGTCACGGTGCTCCGCCGCGCTCCCGAATCGATCACGAACGACGCGGAGTGGGAGGAATCATGA
- a CDS encoding DUF3073 domain-containing protein codes for MGRGRQKAKHTKIARELKAYSPSVNYSALERELGHPTDEDAYVDKWADEYADEDEDELEKA; via the coding sequence ATGGGCCGTGGCCGTCAGAAGGCGAAGCACACAAAGATCGCCCGCGAACTCAAGGCGTACAGTCCGTCGGTGAACTACTCCGCGCTCGAGCGCGAGCTGGGTCATCCGACAGACGAAGACGCCTACGTCGACAAGTGGGCCGACGAGTACGCAGACGAAGACGAGGACGAGCTGGAAAAGGCCTGA
- a CDS encoding sugar ABC transporter permease codes for MSPASVPPTRPEPDRRRGRGTRREGLTGWLFMAPFAVLFAVVFLVPIIVSVRSSFFAQVPSGGGLYGGGELVDAFVGLDNFAAAATNGAFWAGMGRVVLYAGLQIPVMIIVALALALLLDSYILRRPALFRLAFFLPYAVPGIIAAMMWLYLYTPEVSPLLPYLPEGTDFMSPQTILFSMANMTTWTYTGYNMLIFLSALQAVPRDLYEAARLDGASGFQVAMRIKVPLVRGAALLAVLLSIIGTIQLFNEPVIMEASNTWMGKDFTPMMLTYNTMMGEISPSGSGPASAYSLLMALIAGVLAIVYALLQRRKGDS; via the coding sequence ATGTCACCGGCATCCGTTCCCCCGACCCGTCCTGAGCCCGACCGCCGACGCGGCCGTGGAACCCGTCGGGAGGGCCTCACGGGCTGGCTGTTCATGGCCCCCTTCGCCGTCCTGTTCGCGGTGGTCTTCCTGGTGCCGATCATCGTGTCGGTGCGCTCGTCCTTCTTCGCGCAGGTCCCGTCGGGTGGCGGACTGTACGGCGGCGGCGAGCTGGTCGATGCCTTCGTCGGCCTGGACAACTTCGCGGCTGCGGCGACCAACGGCGCGTTCTGGGCCGGCATGGGCCGCGTGGTCCTGTACGCGGGGCTGCAGATCCCGGTGATGATCATCGTCGCACTCGCGCTCGCCCTCCTGCTCGACTCGTACATCCTCCGTCGCCCGGCGCTCTTCCGCCTCGCGTTCTTCCTCCCGTATGCGGTGCCCGGCATCATCGCCGCGATGATGTGGCTGTATCTGTACACGCCGGAGGTTTCGCCGCTGCTCCCCTACCTGCCCGAGGGCACCGACTTCATGTCGCCGCAGACGATCCTCTTCTCGATGGCGAACATGACGACATGGACCTACACCGGCTACAACATGCTCATCTTCCTGTCGGCGTTGCAGGCTGTGCCTCGTGATCTGTACGAGGCCGCACGCCTCGACGGGGCGTCAGGATTCCAGGTCGCGATGCGGATCAAGGTGCCGCTGGTGCGCGGCGCGGCGCTCCTCGCGGTCCTGCTCTCGATCATCGGCACGATCCAACTCTTCAACGAGCCGGTGATCATGGAGGCCTCCAACACGTGGATGGGCAAGGACTTCACTCCGATGATGCTCACCTACAACACGATGATGGGCGAGATCTCTCCGTCGGGCAGCGGGCCCGCATCCGCGTACTCCCTCCTCATGGCCCTGATCGCGGGCGTGCTCGCGATCGTCTACGCGCTGCTGCAGCGCCGGAAGGGGGACTCATGA
- a CDS encoding universal stress protein — protein sequence MTDSTSTPSDEAAQNAALQKAVIVGMQPDQDRHVIDEAVRFARLLSAPLVVAHVDVTRFVTYEDPDGYVHSAPIDINFDAGVAEFEAVQAAAASLLDGTGLTWTARQLVGDPALAIKQLANKLDASLIVVGTRKRGIGESIREFFTGSVAARLTHRQHRSVLVVPLGESVPDSQKEIWPENA from the coding sequence ATGACTGACAGCACCTCCACCCCGTCCGACGAGGCCGCACAGAACGCAGCGCTGCAGAAAGCCGTCATCGTGGGCATGCAGCCCGATCAGGATCGGCATGTGATCGACGAGGCCGTCCGCTTCGCCCGTTTGCTCAGTGCGCCGCTCGTCGTCGCGCACGTGGACGTCACCCGCTTCGTCACCTACGAGGACCCCGACGGCTACGTGCACTCCGCCCCCATCGACATCAACTTCGACGCGGGGGTGGCCGAGTTCGAAGCCGTGCAGGCGGCGGCCGCGTCTCTCCTCGACGGGACCGGTCTCACCTGGACCGCGCGGCAGCTGGTCGGGGATCCCGCCCTGGCGATAAAGCAGCTCGCGAACAAGCTCGACGCGTCGCTGATCGTGGTCGGCACGCGCAAGCGCGGGATCGGCGAGTCGATCCGGGAGTTCTTCACCGGCTCGGTGGCCGCGCGGCTCACGCATCGTCAGCATCGGTCCGTGCTGGTCGTCCCGCTCGGGGAGTCCGTGCCGGATTCGCAGAAGGAGATCTGGCCGGAGAACGCGTAG
- a CDS encoding L-rhamnose mutarotase, whose translation MRIALHSVIVDGAVDQYRSHHARIPDDLRDLFAEAGIHDWIIWRSGRNLFHLVECDDFDRAMRIVDAAPANAAWQADIGRFVDGFHGPDGEEGFLPIEQVWSLEDQRSSAS comes from the coding sequence ATGCGTATCGCCCTGCACTCGGTCATCGTGGACGGAGCTGTCGACCAGTACCGATCGCATCACGCACGGATCCCCGACGACCTGCGCGACCTGTTCGCCGAAGCCGGCATCCATGACTGGATCATCTGGCGGTCGGGCAGGAACCTGTTCCACCTGGTCGAGTGCGACGACTTCGACCGGGCGATGCGCATCGTCGACGCCGCGCCGGCGAATGCCGCATGGCAGGCCGATATCGGTCGATTCGTCGACGGCTTCCACGGACCCGACGGCGAAGAGGGGTTCCTGCCGATCGAGCAGGTCTGGTCGCTGGAAGATCAGCGGTCGAGCGCGTCCTGA
- a CDS encoding PadR family transcriptional regulator, producing MSPAVFSHGDLRLYLLSLLAEAPQHGYGIIQSLTDRTGGTYTPSAGTIYPRLAKLEEEGLVSKTVDGRTTIYAITDAGRAELASREGDLAGIEAGLTDSVRLIANEVRQSVKEAMKSLRADLASAEHDERSAAKSRPRAASDDARIISREELHRADAVVNAFRARVRTDLRTHVAKGGVLPASVVSELEDGLDAAAHAVTRALGALGSGR from the coding sequence ATGAGCCCCGCCGTCTTCTCCCACGGCGACCTTCGCCTGTACCTGCTGTCGCTTCTCGCCGAAGCGCCGCAGCACGGCTACGGCATCATCCAGTCGCTCACCGATCGCACCGGGGGCACCTACACTCCCAGCGCCGGCACCATCTACCCGCGACTCGCGAAGCTCGAGGAGGAGGGCCTGGTCTCCAAGACCGTCGACGGCCGCACCACCATCTACGCGATCACCGATGCCGGCCGCGCCGAACTCGCGTCGCGCGAGGGCGACCTCGCCGGCATCGAGGCGGGCCTCACGGACTCCGTGCGACTCATCGCGAACGAGGTGCGCCAGAGCGTGAAAGAGGCCATGAAGAGCCTCCGGGCCGACCTCGCCTCGGCAGAGCACGACGAGCGCTCGGCCGCGAAGAGCCGACCGCGCGCCGCGTCGGATGACGCCCGCATCATCAGTCGCGAAGAACTGCACCGTGCGGATGCCGTGGTCAATGCCTTCCGCGCACGGGTGCGGACCGATCTGCGCACCCACGTCGCGAAGGGCGGCGTGCTCCCGGCATCCGTCGTCAGCGAGCTCGAGGACGGGCTGGATGCCGCCGCGCACGCGGTGACCCGCGCGCTCGGAGCGCTCGGCTCCGGCCGCTGA